A region from the Sandaracinus amylolyticus genome encodes:
- a CDS encoding polysaccharide biosynthesis tyrosine autokinase: MSASPEKPNSAARAPRASAANLGEILRGLRSYWWLVLLLGAGVTAMAAAWSVRQPRIYEASCTIEFDPNPPRPLGRDIEDVATPMTNFWLSREFFATQERILGSRVIAERVVQRLELHRDRTFLTDPSSVPANWDGMSVETAAALLQGRLTIESVQGTRLVYLKVRDTRPDRAALIANTIADVYIEKTLEDRMGATVSSLEWLGGQLDNLRTQLDRSELALHEFKLDHNILSVSLEDRRNLVAAEIEHFNTALTEARANRIALQARVTRLRTLLASGDIEAQASALTESTTVQELHGALRTKIAERTGLEERYGARHPRMTELDAEIGALREQLQRETAAILRSAEADVREATALEAGLRGAVDQAQAAGLELNLREIEYSRLNRERENSAKLYEVVLQRTTEADITRALRTTFVRMVDRALVPTSHVSPRTTTNVGIGLALGLALGLALAFGLAQLDTRLRSPDQIAELGATVLGVLPLMSEPDARKNGTQRPRRRATVVQGASSRDLIAHHQPLSAVAENFRTIRTNLVFMEGEKLHTLAVTSANPREGKTTVTANLAVSLAQSGKRVLVIDTDLRRPRVHRAFGVANRVGLTSYIAGQNDMRSIVQSTIVPGVHVIPSGPIPPNPAELLHRERFKELLEEARREYDLVICDSPPLGAVIDAAVLGPQVDGMVVVARVRETTRHAVRAVLQQLRDVGANVVGAIVNGFDPRSGGGYGGGNGYYNYYYQSKGGYYVSDEAAPAEERSSDPDGEDERRPRA, from the coding sequence ATGAGCGCCTCCCCCGAGAAGCCGAATAGCGCGGCGCGGGCGCCTCGTGCGTCTGCGGCCAATCTCGGCGAGATCCTCCGAGGGCTGCGCAGCTATTGGTGGCTGGTGCTGCTGCTCGGCGCGGGCGTCACGGCGATGGCAGCGGCATGGAGCGTGCGGCAGCCCAGGATCTACGAGGCGTCCTGCACGATCGAGTTCGATCCGAACCCTCCGCGTCCGCTGGGCCGCGACATCGAAGACGTCGCGACGCCGATGACGAACTTCTGGCTGAGCCGGGAGTTCTTCGCGACACAGGAGCGGATCCTCGGGAGTCGGGTCATCGCCGAACGCGTCGTGCAGCGCCTGGAGCTGCATCGCGACCGCACGTTCCTGACCGACCCGAGCTCGGTTCCTGCGAACTGGGACGGGATGTCGGTCGAGACGGCCGCCGCGCTGCTGCAGGGCCGACTCACGATCGAGTCCGTCCAGGGCACGAGGCTCGTGTATCTGAAGGTCCGCGACACGCGTCCTGACCGCGCCGCGCTGATCGCCAACACGATCGCCGACGTCTACATCGAGAAGACGCTCGAGGACCGCATGGGGGCCACGGTGAGCTCCCTCGAATGGCTCGGAGGGCAGCTCGACAACCTCCGGACGCAGCTCGATCGATCCGAGCTCGCGCTCCACGAGTTCAAGCTCGACCACAACATCCTGTCGGTATCGCTCGAGGACCGGCGCAACCTCGTCGCCGCGGAGATCGAGCACTTCAACACGGCGCTCACGGAGGCGCGTGCGAACCGCATCGCGCTCCAGGCGCGCGTCACGAGGCTTCGAACGCTGCTCGCCAGCGGAGACATCGAAGCGCAGGCGAGCGCTCTGACCGAAAGCACGACGGTGCAGGAGCTCCACGGCGCGCTCCGCACCAAGATCGCGGAGCGCACGGGCCTCGAGGAGCGTTACGGCGCGCGTCACCCGCGCATGACCGAGCTCGACGCGGAGATCGGCGCGCTTCGCGAGCAGCTCCAACGCGAGACCGCGGCGATCCTCCGCTCCGCCGAGGCGGACGTCCGCGAGGCGACCGCGCTCGAAGCGGGGCTGCGCGGAGCGGTGGATCAAGCGCAGGCGGCCGGGCTCGAGCTGAACCTCCGCGAAATCGAGTACTCGCGTCTGAACCGGGAGCGCGAGAACAGCGCGAAGCTCTACGAGGTCGTGCTGCAGCGGACGACCGAGGCGGACATCACGCGCGCGCTTCGCACGACGTTCGTGCGCATGGTCGACCGAGCGCTCGTTCCGACCAGCCACGTGAGCCCGCGGACCACGACGAACGTCGGCATCGGCCTCGCGTTGGGGCTCGCGCTCGGCCTCGCCCTCGCGTTCGGCCTCGCGCAGCTCGACACGCGCCTGCGTTCGCCCGATCAGATCGCCGAGCTCGGAGCGACCGTGCTCGGCGTGCTGCCGCTGATGTCCGAGCCAGACGCGCGCAAGAACGGGACGCAGCGCCCGCGACGACGCGCGACGGTCGTCCAGGGCGCGAGCAGTCGAGATCTCATCGCGCATCATCAGCCGCTCTCCGCGGTCGCGGAGAACTTCCGAACGATCCGCACGAACCTCGTCTTCATGGAAGGCGAGAAGCTCCATACGCTGGCGGTCACGAGCGCGAACCCACGCGAGGGGAAGACGACCGTGACGGCGAACCTCGCAGTGTCGCTCGCGCAGAGCGGCAAGCGCGTGCTCGTGATCGACACCGATCTCCGGCGTCCGCGCGTCCACCGCGCGTTCGGCGTGGCGAACCGCGTCGGGTTGACGAGCTACATCGCCGGGCAGAACGACATGCGTTCCATCGTGCAGAGCACGATCGTCCCCGGTGTCCACGTCATCCCGTCCGGCCCGATCCCGCCGAATCCCGCAGAGCTGCTGCATCGTGAGCGCTTCAAGGAGTTGCTCGAGGAAGCGCGACGTGAGTACGATCTGGTGATCTGCGACTCGCCCCCGCTCGGTGCGGTGATCGACGCGGCGGTGCTCGGGCCGCAGGTGGACGGGATGGTGGTCGTCGCGCGCGTTCGTGAGACGACCAGGCATGCGGTGCGCGCGGTCTTGCAGCAGCTACGCGACGTCGGTGCGAACGTCGTGGGCGCGATCGTCAACGGGTTCGACCCGCGCTCCGGCGGCGGTTACGGCGGCGGCAACGGCTACTACAACTACTACTACCAGTCGAAGGGCGGGTACTACGTCTCCGACGAGGCGGCGCCCGCCGAGGAACGCTCCAGCGATCCCGACGGCGAGGACGAGCGTCGTCCTCGCGCCTGA
- a CDS encoding O-antigen ligase family protein, translated as MALAGVIVVSPELMGGATPGALLAIVLLAIAAASSAVWLLSATSSGSFVVGRGVALAVTIALSLTILQAVPLPTAFSDRFSPDGVDARASIAALGIDAPSWWPLSASEIATRSQILVGLAIICAFSAATVLCSRGQREWIVRLGATSTLLVALVSLAHVALDLRAPFGMLSEPWWNTPLIGPLLNPNHLSGFVAMGVPLSLAAGLDARARPARIGWFVSGAISAGVVVVCASRGGIASLAIGVLTLAVLIFARRRALSRRVLLASLGGIAVLSMAALVGVALVLDWLRHELEGGSYEKLRLAARGLELALTHPWLGVGRGAFSAAFVRLFGTDERIDHPENIVVQWTSEWGLIVGIALLVTLATAWARGALAARSPAQTGALAAVASIAAHDLVDFALEMPGIAIVASAVLAAAIAPSARREEADDSVAISSRTLAALAGTAFVAVVALGPSIVSLDQRRLQNELLSALRRGDFETFDARIVDAVRAHPSEPVFTLLGAHAAARRGDERVALWLNQTMRLAPGWHEPHRIAARWLTRRGALEQAWLEVREVRDRLPTVAPRVGCDVLAASPDPSLAIRVFGHDMALLDALASCPGLPDEFVAQLDAALVASGLAGPRVRRARRAIAAGRPADALGELDGVAGTPTPSPQVAFVRAEALLALQRPSGAAEALEQLRAHGEAEQERLRRLAEARAAAGDADGMRDAVRDLVASASGAPARVAAARMLLARLERRMGNHGRALRALEEAHRADPSSSALDQIASLSDEVGDVARARRARMEICRRDGRTSAACAPPGVE; from the coding sequence CGCGGCTGCATCGAGCGCGGTGTGGTTGCTCTCCGCGACCTCGAGCGGCTCGTTCGTGGTGGGTCGCGGCGTCGCGCTCGCGGTCACCATCGCGCTCTCGCTCACGATCCTCCAGGCGGTGCCGCTCCCGACCGCGTTCTCCGATCGTTTTTCGCCCGACGGTGTCGACGCGCGCGCATCGATCGCCGCGCTTGGGATCGACGCGCCCTCGTGGTGGCCGCTCTCTGCGTCGGAGATCGCCACGCGTTCGCAGATCCTCGTGGGACTCGCGATCATCTGCGCGTTCTCGGCGGCCACCGTCCTCTGCAGTCGAGGGCAACGGGAGTGGATCGTTCGGCTGGGCGCGACCTCGACGCTGCTCGTCGCGCTCGTCTCGCTCGCACACGTCGCGCTCGATCTCAGGGCGCCGTTCGGCATGCTTTCCGAGCCGTGGTGGAACACCCCGTTGATTGGGCCGCTGCTCAATCCGAACCATCTCTCGGGGTTCGTCGCGATGGGCGTGCCGCTTTCGCTCGCCGCCGGCCTCGACGCGCGCGCACGCCCCGCACGGATCGGCTGGTTCGTCTCGGGCGCGATCAGCGCTGGCGTGGTCGTGGTCTGCGCGTCGCGCGGAGGCATCGCGTCGCTCGCGATCGGCGTTCTCACGCTCGCGGTGCTGATCTTCGCGCGCCGGCGAGCGCTTTCCCGGCGCGTGCTCCTCGCGTCGCTCGGCGGCATCGCGGTTCTTTCGATGGCGGCGTTGGTGGGCGTCGCCCTCGTGCTCGACTGGCTGCGACACGAGCTCGAGGGCGGGTCGTACGAGAAGCTCCGACTCGCGGCGCGAGGGCTCGAGCTCGCGCTGACGCACCCCTGGCTCGGCGTCGGGCGCGGCGCGTTCAGCGCCGCCTTCGTCAGGCTCTTCGGCACCGACGAGCGCATCGATCACCCCGAGAACATCGTCGTCCAATGGACGAGCGAGTGGGGCTTGATCGTAGGCATCGCGCTGCTCGTCACGCTCGCAACCGCCTGGGCGCGAGGGGCGCTCGCAGCACGCTCTCCGGCGCAGACGGGCGCGCTCGCGGCCGTCGCGTCCATCGCGGCGCACGATCTCGTCGACTTCGCGCTCGAGATGCCGGGCATCGCGATCGTCGCCTCGGCCGTGCTCGCGGCAGCGATCGCGCCCTCCGCGCGCCGGGAGGAGGCCGACGACTCGGTCGCGATCTCGTCTCGCACGCTGGCTGCGCTCGCGGGCACGGCGTTCGTCGCCGTCGTCGCGCTGGGGCCGAGCATCGTCTCGCTCGATCAGCGCCGACTGCAGAACGAGCTCCTCAGCGCGCTTCGTCGTGGGGACTTCGAGACCTTCGATGCGCGGATCGTCGATGCCGTACGCGCCCACCCCAGCGAGCCCGTGTTCACGCTCCTCGGCGCGCACGCCGCAGCGCGGCGCGGCGACGAGCGCGTGGCGCTCTGGTTGAACCAGACGATGCGGCTCGCACCGGGCTGGCACGAGCCCCACCGGATCGCCGCGCGCTGGCTGACGCGTAGGGGTGCGCTCGAGCAGGCCTGGCTCGAAGTGCGCGAGGTTCGCGATCGGCTTCCGACGGTCGCGCCTCGCGTAGGCTGCGACGTGCTCGCCGCGAGCCCCGACCCGTCGCTCGCCATCCGCGTGTTCGGGCACGACATGGCGCTCCTCGATGCCCTCGCGTCTTGTCCCGGTCTGCCGGACGAGTTCGTGGCGCAGCTAGATGCTGCGTTGGTGGCCTCCGGGCTCGCGGGACCCCGCGTGCGTCGCGCGCGGCGAGCGATCGCCGCTGGGCGGCCGGCGGACGCGCTCGGTGAGCTCGACGGTGTGGCCGGCACCCCGACCCCGAGCCCGCAGGTGGCGTTCGTCCGCGCGGAAGCGCTCCTCGCGCTCCAGCGGCCCTCGGGGGCGGCCGAGGCGCTCGAGCAACTCCGAGCGCACGGCGAGGCCGAGCAGGAGCGGCTACGCCGGCTCGCGGAGGCCCGCGCGGCAGCGGGTGACGCCGACGGTATGCGCGACGCGGTGCGGGACCTGGTGGCGAGCGCATCGGGCGCGCCGGCTCGAGTCGCGGCGGCGCGGATGCTGCTCGCGCGCCTCGAACGACGGATGGGAAACCACGGGCGCGCGCTCCGCGCGCTCGAGGAGGCCCACCGCGCAGATCCGAGCTCCAGCGCGCTCGACCAGATCGCGAGCCTCTCGGACGAGGTCGGAGACGTCGCGCGCGCCCGTCGCGCGCGCATGGAGATCTGTCGGCGCGACGGACGCACCAGCGCCGCATGTGCTCCTCCCGGAGTCGAATGA